GGGACTTTCTCTTCACCTTCAACCCCCGGTCTTTGCTGGTCTCTATTTTCTCGATGGTTTTGCTGCAGAATTGATGTGCTTGTGAAGACTACCTGGTTTTTCAACTCAACGGATACTTGTGATGGCATGACATCTAGCCCATATGCACGGTGAGAGATCTTCATGATGAGATAGGCTTCATAGAGAGTGTTTGGGGATAGCATTGCTGTGGGCATTTGGCCTTCGATCGCTAGCCAATCTGTTGTTATGAGCTCCGCCACTTCCCGAAATCTACATGGAAAAGGATGTTCTTTTTAGAAACTTTTGTGTTTAGCCAATGAGAAATGATGATCCGTGAAGTGACAAACCTTGATGCGGGCGCAAATTTCCAGGTCCAATACATGGGTACATCGCTCCACGCTATGGAAAGCTCTCTTGCCGACAGCACATACGATATCTTCCCCGATGATCTCTTCAACTTGAAGCCCTGCttttaaaaaacataaatttcCAAAAACCAGTCCTTCGAATTCTCAAATCCCTCatcaaaataacaaagaaaagaaaacccgcCAAAGTTTCGATCACCTTTCTTCCGGCATCGATGAGCTGAGGTCGGCACAAGCTGAGGAAGAGCTCCTTCTTGGAACCGAACTTGAGGGGCCTCACCAGCCTCGCGAGCAACGCGTCACAGTTGGGCGGCAAGAAGCCATCCCAGACGACGTCGGACTGAGCGGCTGATCGGAACGTGCGCGACACCAGGGCGAGCCTGCATGCGTCTTCAGGGGATGCGAGGGCGAGAATCGCAGAGACGCAGTGTTCGGGCAACGAGTCCATCGGTTTTTGTCATTCGAGAAATCCCAAAACCGTCGAAGACTTTTCTTTACGCCATGTAGTTTGGCCAAGTGTTGGCAGACTATTTGGGGGCCCCCCAGTATCTTCAATTTTGCGATGTTAGTCCTTGTAGTTTTATGTATCTACCAAAACTGTCCACGGCCCAATGCCGTCTTCTATGTCAATATTAGAATTAGGTACATTCCTTTCTTATTATCTATGACTGGTGGAGGCTACATCATTTCCAGCTATCTTCACGTTTGACTACCTATGAAGTACGGACACGTTCGGGAACCTTCCGTGTCGTGTCAAACACGTCGATACATGTCCGACACGCTCAGAAACGCGAGTTGGAGTGTATCCGAAATCACAAAAGGCTAGGTTTCTAGAGCGGGTCTACAAGCGTGAAGGGAGAGTGAATCATTGTAGAAAGCAATGGAGGGTGGAGACAAGGGCGAGGGAGAGGAAGCGAGGCTGCGGAGGTGAGGCCGCGACGATGAGGCCATGACGGTGAGAGAGAgctggaggaagagagaaccaAGCGACTGAGATAGCCACAACGCAGGACCAGAGACAAGGCTACAACCACAAAAGAGGGAGGACCAGAAGCAAGGCAATAAGCGACTGCAACGAGGCAATCAAGAGAGAGTATagattgagaggaagaggatTGTGCAATGAAGGAGGAGGGAGTGGCCAGCGTTTTCCAAGAGTTTTCAAGGTTGctgttttttgttttagaaagaaaggtttctaaaagataaagaatGGAGATGATGTGCAAGGAGAAGGAGcatagaaggaggaggaggaggctacAGTTAAGGTTTCCAAGGAagggcagaaaaaaaaaatgaggggtgccgtggaggaggaggaggtagatAGGTTTGAGTTTCCAAAGagggcagaaaaaaaaattaaaaatgtagtGCCGTGCAAGGAGGCGTCTAGGAGGAATAGTAGGCAGCTAGTGTTTGGGTTTTCAAGgaagagcagaaaaaaaaaatgatggtgccttgaagagccaaaaaaaaaaaaattaaaatgggatGCTCGTCCAATTGAGCGggatttgtctttttcttttcttttctttttcggagGGAGAGGGTGGAGggtgatttcaaaaaaaaaaagatgaataatgttgaataataataaaattatgatcatcatgaaaaattataaatttatttaaataagttgactctactctttatttttgaaataatcatatgtatatataaaaatatttatttattatataacttatttcaacgtgtcggaattctctatgttttttagaaatgacgtgtcagtgtgtcgtgtcgtgtcacgtgtcatGGGTCTATGTTAGTACTACATAGTTGACTGCTCGTTACTAAGTAGAAAAATGCAATTAGTGGAAttctaaagaaaacaaaattcgGGCGTGATTGTAAACCCAGCAAAAATATTACATATGTTAAAATATGGGTCTTGGGTCCTGTAATTGTCGATTTATTTTGGATTATGGGAGCAAGGAGATCAATCTTGACCGTCGATTCAAGTCCAAATCTTCGACCTTTGAATtgggaccaaaaaaaaaagagtggggTCGAAAGTCTGATCCAATAAAACAAAGTTGTGGCAGAAAGAAATGCTGGCCTTTCTTGTctattttgtccaaaaaaaattgtccttTGATGTGAAAAGTAACTTTGGAGACCCACTTGAGGGGAAAGGGGAAGGTGGAACgataaaggtttttttttttatgtattttatatGAGATAGAGAAATCCTTCGAACATCACAATATGTCAAGAGAGAGGATATTGATCAAAAAgtgttaaatttattgtactgcatccaattgatttttctaatcttttttgtcaatcaatttagtattacacattttgataatttttcaatttaatcaattcggctaattttgatgagaaatcattgacatggatgCCGGCCATCCTACATGACATAGTCGGCTAAAAAGGTTTGCACTAACGTAGacgatttttgttttttttttaatatttcctttgCTATGACCTGGTGGCcccaaaattggtcaaaatgaatatattaaaaaattatcgaaatgtttaagactaaattgaccaaattaaaaagttttgaacaaaattaattgtcatgcaataaatttatagtCTTTCGGACAATCTTTTCGTCAACGGGGAGATTGCATCTCCCTGTGCACTATTCTCCTATCTCAATatatctttttcttaaaaattttccatgcGGATCATGCTTGTGTTCTCTATTTCAAGACCAGAAGCCGTGAAGAATGACAGGATGTGTAATGGCTTTTGGTTCACCTATGATTGATGGCCTTTTCGACTTGATCGTGTGCCAAGTCAGCTTATGCATATCTTCTTGATCGCTGCTTATTGGGAGTTTCCCTTACGAGAGGCAATCAATCACGTTCATCTAAGGAAAAGGGGGTCGGCACGATTTGGGTACCATCTGAATTGGTGGGGCTATGGGAATTCAGTGGCCTTAATTGAACGAGGTTATAAATTTTCAAAGCGGGAAAGCTTGTTGGGAGTTTCCCTTACGAGAaaagtcattttattttttaactcaAGCATGATcaacataaatatatttggtcgtccggatttttaataaaaataggACTAAATagaatatgatatgaaattcagaaatttttcgACATCCTATCTAGCTGTTTTGTAAATTGTAGTAATAAAAGCAGATATATTTGTATCGTGTTGTgtacatttttatataaatgtaAATAAACATAAAAGTTCACAAACGAAGATAATAAAAATCTCTCGCGACACTattgtcaaaaataatttttttattttatttttcctctttttaaattattttctttttatttttattttatccccttccatcattctataataaaattttattaattagtaaactattctaacatacctaaaatatgtaatagataaatataaatattatatttagatattgaattaataatattagatagaattaaagtcaaatatataaataaaaatatgattaaattaaaaaaataaatttttatttttattttaaatttcttatattataattcatatattatttatatcgaAACATAATTTCGATTtcgttaatttaataagtttgttattcgagaaaataacttttctattatgcATACTAGGAATCATATACATTTTTATCTCATATCTCCATAGGATAATTTTAACCAGTCTATATCATTCTTATATTCAACTTTATCTTGTCTTGAGTAGACACCAAatataggatatgataaatttttatcatatcATGAATATTATCTTAATTGCCAACTGCATTAAGTATAAAGGGCGAGCCAAACTTTGGGTAATGACCCAATCGTGAAAATGTATGGTGTGGTGTACAGAAAGTCGAATTTATATAATGCATCTCATCTTCAATTATGTAAGtctgtttttttattgttaaacaACCCCAGTCAACTAATTCCCTCCCttgaatcaaaatttatgagaaggcatatttaaattcttcttgtgtaaacaaagaaaaaaaatagacacTTGGTCTAATGTGTAATCGAGTATTCAATGTTTTATATTTAGCACAATTTAGTCCTTTCGGTGAGCCCACAGGCAATTCTATTGACATGGCATATTAGGATCCTGGatgacattttctttatttttttttaggatatcTGATGATGCCacgtaaaaaaataaaattaaaaaattaaaggaaaaccgaaacataaaaataatttggacgAAAAcctaaaaagtcaaataaatcaAAGTCAAAGAGAGAGCACCATCTATCAGTCTTGTACCTGAGGGTTGGGAGCACCATccatcaatctttttttttttttttttttttttttttagatcggAACCATCCATCAATCTTGTACCTGAGGGTTGGGAGGCGAACAACCACAGCCACATCGTCCACAAGGGTCACCACGGGTAGGGCCCGACTAGACCTCACCGCAGGCAAGCGACGGGGAGTCCCCCCATATGGGAGTGCCTCTCGCCAAGATGTGGACGGGACGGAGAGCCTATGACCCTCATCAaagatgttctttttctttttatttttccaaaaattttgcctttttttcctctcaattATTTggactttttaattatatatttttttgacatGCTGTCACGTCTACCCGATGTTGGCACCACcaatggttaaaaaaatatttaaggctaaattttcatgattattttgctaatgaatgaaaatttcttttgagaggggaaaaaaaaggaagtaccAATTCCAATTCCCAACGGTTGAGACGGTCAACAAATCATCAAACTCTCGTTGTCCTTAGATCAAAACGGTTGACTCCTTCTCTCCTTGCCTCCTTATAGGCACGATTGAGCAGATTACACTATGACCAGGCAAAGCATCACAATTTCTCATGAAAATGGCCGGTTCACGCCGACAGCCCTAAATGATATATTAATCGTTACAATGTCATTAGATACAGTAGGGATAATATGCATCTTTCATAATCTTCATTGTATCCgtaatttaggaaaattgcCTAATTAGCTTTAAATCTACTGTACGGAGCCAATGCAATCCcaattttttgtgcaaaattccaatatagttATTCCAGTCAAATTCCAATCACTttcaaaataaaccaaaaacCATAAATTAAGGCATATCATTAGAGTGTGGTTGGTAGTGATAATCATAGCATCATGCTTAAAAAACATATATGTGATTGCATTAAAGCGAAAGAATCGTCAGTCGAATTCCAAGTCATACAGCATCATCTAAGCACTATAGTTGCAACTTTGCTTTTCGATGGTGTGCAACTAAGTTCGATGTCCCCAACACCATCATCATACGAAGACAACATAAACACGTTGAAGAAACTCAAATTTAACACTTGTGAGAGTGAGTCCTATACCTAAGGTGAAGCGTCGAAGTTTTTAACTAAAATATGTTGAACGAATACAAATTTGACACCGAAGCTATTAAAAATACCATTGAAACTGGAGGCGGAGTACTAATTCATTAGAAATTAAAATCTAAAGTTAGATTGGATAGCAAAGCTCCCGGATCTAAAACTAAATTGGGAtagtaagaaaagaaacaataaaaaataaaaaggaaaagcaactAGGAGGGGAGAGATATCTAGGTCAAATCCCTCCCCTCTGAAAATGGAAGAGACGAAGAAAGGTTCAGAGAGGAATGGAGAGAGGTGGTTGGGAGAGGACCTGATAACTCAGTTAGAGAACATGTTTTAGGATACTTTGTTGAATGAGTCATAGACTCCCAATTTTATTGTCCGTCAAGCCGCTAGAAAAACTCTTCGGAGTTCGCCCATTTTATATAAACCAATTTTGAACTCCATAGGGCAAGCCAAAATTCGATTGGTGAGCTAATTATGGAATTGCCTAATGTCTCATGAAAAGagtcaaatttatattttgtgcCAAATCCACATATTTAGGTTTGCtctttaattattaaataactcTTGTGAATTAATTCCCTCCCTAGATGAGTCTTGTGCTTAAGGGTTTGGGGGCTGTTGACTACACCTACATTACTAGATAGGGTCATCTTTATTGACCATAGACGAGGCCTGACTAAACCCGTGGCCAGCAAACAATGACGTGCAAGCCCTCACACGGTGGTGGCTCCGCCACTCGCCACCGTCACAAGAGAGCTTCTAAGTACAAgcgctccgttcgtttcgcggaaaataacttccggaaaatattttccggattttccggtgttcgggtGAGCGGAAAATCATGGTcaacggaaaacattttccgttgaccggaaaatTCCTTCTTTTCCAAGCCTCTCACCTCTCGCACGAGCTCTCTTCCTCCG
This Eucalyptus grandis isolate ANBG69807.140 chromosome 7, ASM1654582v1, whole genome shotgun sequence DNA region includes the following protein-coding sequences:
- the LOC104432272 gene encoding F-box protein PP2-B15-like, with product MDSLPEHCVSAILALASPEDACRLALVSRTFRSAAQSDVVWDGFLPPNCDALLARLVRPLKFGSKKELFLSLCRPQLIDAGRKGFKLKRSSGKISYVLSARELSIAWSDVPMYWTWKFAPASRFREVAELITTDWLAIEGQMPTAMLSPNTLYEAYLIMKISHRAYGLDVMPSQVSVELKNQVVFTSTSILQQNHRENRDQQRPGVEGEEKVPIEREDGWMEVELGEFFNGAGGGDHDEVVKVSFKEVQGYQLKGGLVIEGIEVRPKRIA